The Clostridiaceae bacterium HFYG-1003 genome includes a window with the following:
- a CDS encoding rubredoxin, with amino-acid sequence MKSYVCTLCGYVYDPAVGDEDNGVAPGTPFEAIPEEWVCPLCGAGKDQFEEE; translated from the coding sequence ATGAAGAGTTATGTTTGTACATTATGTGGATATGTTTATGATCCGGCCGTAGGCGACGAAGACAACGGAGTTGCTCCGGGAACCCCATTCGAAGCCATTCCGGAAGAGTGGGTCTGCCCGCTTTGCGGAGCCGGCAAGGATCAGTTCGAAGAAGAATAA
- a CDS encoding small ribosomal subunit Rsm22 family protein: MTKTQMNELFNEISQSLLEEADMTALRSRSEEIRSSYRDKQGRTRDLEIRDEAGAQAYLAWRLPVTGMVIHEVMDRLLEAVPEFRPETFLDLGAGPAVSVLPVSLAFPSLRVAHLAEEQGAMRQAGQTVLKELAPFLSPEFNVSMEAADFLTTDLPESDLVLASYSINELNGEELSRFTRKLIALTRHIAVLIVPGTPEHFRRLTEVRSQLLAAGLSILAPCTFTGPCPMEEEADWCHFYTRVARSRLLRILKSGQMAYEDEKFSYLIVSRGQDDTTIPLIRTKELGRIIRHPLISKGFREVELCRAEGITSIRLSKGKHKEAYRQLKQKGWGDTLELNLSHPAISEE, translated from the coding sequence ATGACGAAGACACAAATGAATGAGCTGTTCAACGAAATCAGTCAAAGCCTGCTGGAAGAGGCAGACATGACCGCTCTGCGCAGCCGGAGTGAAGAAATCCGCAGCAGTTATCGGGATAAGCAGGGCAGGACCAGGGATCTGGAGATCCGGGACGAAGCGGGGGCTCAGGCTTATCTGGCCTGGAGATTGCCTGTTACCGGCATGGTGATCCATGAAGTGATGGATCGCCTCCTGGAGGCAGTTCCGGAGTTTCGTCCGGAAACCTTTCTGGATCTGGGAGCCGGACCTGCGGTATCCGTGCTGCCGGTCTCCCTGGCGTTTCCTTCGCTGCGGGTCGCTCACCTGGCGGAGGAACAGGGGGCGATGCGCCAGGCCGGTCAGACTGTGCTGAAGGAACTGGCTCCCTTTCTCTCGCCGGAGTTCAACGTATCTATGGAAGCGGCGGATTTTCTTACAACGGATTTGCCCGAGTCTGATCTGGTGTTGGCCAGCTACTCCATCAACGAGCTGAATGGCGAAGAACTGAGCCGGTTTACCAGAAAACTGATCGCTCTGACCCGACACATCGCCGTCCTGATTGTGCCGGGTACTCCGGAGCATTTCCGGCGGCTGACTGAAGTGCGCAGCCAGCTATTGGCAGCCGGCCTTTCCATTCTGGCTCCCTGCACCTTTACGGGCCCCTGTCCGATGGAGGAGGAAGCAGACTGGTGTCATTTCTATACCAGGGTTGCCCGCTCCCGTCTGCTCAGGATATTGAAATCCGGTCAGATGGCCTATGAGGATGAAAAGTTCTCGTACCTGATCGTCAGCCGGGGTCAGGATGACACGACGATTCCCTTGATCAGAACGAAAGAACTCGGACGAATCATCCGTCATCCGCTCATCAGCAAGGGCTTCCGGGAAGTCGAGCTGTGTCGGGCTGAAGGCATCACCTCCATTCGCCTGAGCAAGGGGAAACACAAGGAAGCGTACCGTCAGCTCAAGCAGAAGGGCTGGGGAGATACTCTGGAGCTGAACCTGTCTCACCCAGCGATCTCTGAAGAGTAA
- the rocF gene encoding arginase: MHIDLIKAPLFYGCDREGVEHGPQTLMDHGLIDILQSAGNQVRDRGFIPVPVIEPENKYLAHSHMKYLDGIIDTNTHLANQVVSSLTEGRLPLVVGGDHSLGLGSLAGVTKALGNEVAVIWIDAHADINTPETSPSGNIHGMPLGASMGEGHESLTNFYYNGQKVNPRNCFIIGARSVDDGEVEIIDRLGINVWYMEEIREKGMGIIILELMELLRRRNIKDIHISYDIDSLDSALVPGTGTPVVNGMEYDESEKLIRAITSTGMVRSVDIVEYNPKRDHEDQITLKSVLHMVQVFSKALAEVGTEQKAI, encoded by the coding sequence ATGCATATAGATTTAATTAAAGCCCCGCTTTTCTATGGCTGTGATAGAGAAGGGGTTGAACATGGACCTCAGACTTTGATGGATCATGGATTGATAGATATCTTACAGTCAGCCGGCAATCAGGTTCGTGATCGCGGTTTCATTCCAGTACCGGTCATTGAGCCGGAGAATAAATACCTTGCTCATTCCCATATGAAATATCTCGATGGCATCATAGACACCAACACTCACCTGGCAAACCAGGTTGTCTCGTCCCTGACCGAAGGCAGACTTCCCCTCGTGGTGGGTGGAGATCACTCGCTCGGACTGGGTTCTTTGGCTGGAGTAACCAAAGCGCTCGGCAATGAGGTGGCGGTCATCTGGATCGATGCTCATGCAGACATCAACACCCCGGAAACCTCGCCCTCGGGCAACATCCACGGCATGCCCCTGGGTGCTTCAATGGGCGAAGGGCATGAGTCCCTGACCAATTTCTACTACAATGGTCAGAAGGTCAATCCGCGCAACTGCTTCATCATTGGCGCGCGTTCCGTTGACGACGGAGAAGTCGAAATCATCGACCGCCTCGGCATTAACGTCTGGTACATGGAAGAAATCCGCGAAAAAGGCATGGGGATCATCATTCTGGAATTGATGGAACTCCTTCGCCGGCGCAATATCAAGGACATCCATATCTCTTACGATATTGATTCTCTGGATTCCGCCCTGGTTCCCGGAACCGGTACCCCGGTTGTTAACGGCATGGAATATGATGAGTCCGAAAAACTCATCCGAGCCATCACTTCCACCGGAATGGTCCGCTCCGTCGACATCGTAGAGTACAACCCCAAGCGCGATCATGAAGACCAGATCACTCTGAAATCCGTCCTGCACATGGTCCAGGTGTTCAGCAAAGCCCTGGCAGAGGTCGGAACCGAGCAGAAAGCAATTTAA
- the hcp gene encoding hydroxylamine reductase: protein MIELNTTISTDMFCYQCEQTVGGKGCTKMGVCGKNPEVASLQDLLVNQAKGLGYYATRLIEQGKEIDATLGRFAYDIMFTTLTNVNFDKETLHKLIIKAQTVKEALRKEAGVTGPAEAEYDAPASIEDQIRDGKKFHVLSGRDVLGEDIISLRELAIYGLKGYAAYGHHAAVLGYRDEASDKAFLGFLAKTLDQSLTVGDWVNINMDLGQKNLRVMELLDAANTGSYGNPVPTKVNINRVKGPFIVVSGHDLRDLKMLLEQTDGKGVNIYTHGEMLPAHGYPELKKYSHLVGNYGGAWQDQQKEFDNLPGAILMTTNCIQIPRASYEDRMFTSGVVQMPNCLHILADETGHKDFTPVIEKALSLAGFPEDEKPREILTGFGHNATLSHAGEIVEAVKSGAIRHFFLIGGCDGAKSGRNYYTDFATSTPQDTVILTLACGKYRFNKLDFGTVAGLPRLLDCGQCNDAYSAIKVAGALAEAFNCGINDLPLSMILSWYEQKAVVILLTLLSLGVKNIKLGPSLPAFLSPNVINVLVDNFNIAPISNVEADMKECLG, encoded by the coding sequence ATGATCGAATTAAACACGACCATTTCAACCGATATGTTCTGTTATCAGTGTGAACAAACCGTTGGAGGAAAAGGCTGCACCAAGATGGGGGTCTGCGGCAAGAATCCGGAAGTCGCCTCACTGCAGGATCTTCTCGTCAACCAGGCCAAGGGACTTGGTTACTATGCGACTCGTCTGATTGAACAGGGGAAAGAAATCGACGCCACGCTGGGCCGGTTTGCCTATGATATTATGTTTACCACATTGACCAATGTCAATTTTGATAAAGAAACACTGCACAAGCTGATCATCAAAGCTCAGACCGTGAAGGAAGCCCTGCGGAAGGAAGCCGGTGTGACCGGACCCGCTGAAGCGGAATACGACGCGCCTGCGTCCATCGAGGACCAGATCCGTGATGGCAAGAAGTTCCATGTACTGTCCGGACGTGACGTACTGGGAGAAGACATCATTTCTCTGCGCGAACTGGCAATCTACGGATTGAAGGGATATGCGGCTTACGGCCATCATGCCGCTGTCCTGGGATACCGGGACGAAGCCTCTGACAAGGCATTCCTCGGATTCCTGGCCAAGACGCTGGATCAGAGCCTGACGGTAGGGGATTGGGTCAACATCAACATGGACCTGGGTCAGAAAAACTTGCGGGTCATGGAACTGCTTGACGCCGCCAATACCGGAAGCTACGGCAATCCGGTCCCGACCAAGGTCAATATCAACCGCGTCAAGGGACCGTTCATCGTGGTATCCGGACATGATCTGAGAGACCTCAAGATGCTGCTGGAACAGACCGATGGCAAGGGAGTCAACATCTATACCCATGGTGAAATGCTGCCTGCTCACGGCTATCCGGAACTGAAGAAATACAGCCATCTGGTTGGAAACTACGGCGGAGCCTGGCAGGATCAGCAGAAAGAATTCGACAATCTGCCTGGTGCGATCCTCATGACGACCAACTGCATCCAGATCCCCCGCGCTTCCTATGAAGACCGGATGTTTACCTCCGGAGTGGTTCAGATGCCCAACTGCCTCCACATCCTGGCAGATGAAACCGGACATAAGGATTTCACCCCAGTAATCGAGAAGGCACTGTCGCTGGCTGGTTTCCCGGAAGATGAAAAGCCCAGGGAAATCCTCACTGGCTTTGGTCACAACGCTACACTGTCTCACGCCGGTGAAATCGTCGAAGCGGTCAAGTCCGGAGCAATCCGCCACTTCTTCCTGATCGGCGGCTGTGACGGAGCAAAGTCCGGCAGAAACTACTACACCGATTTTGCAACTTCCACTCCTCAGGATACCGTGATCCTGACGCTGGCCTGCGGAAAATACCGTTTTAACAAGCTCGACTTCGGAACAGTCGCCGGACTGCCCCGCCTGCTGGACTGCGGACAGTGCAACGACGCCTACTCCGCGATCAAGGTGGCCGGGGCCCTGGCCGAAGCTTTCAACTGCGGCATCAATGATCTGCCGTTGTCCATGATCCTGTCCTGGTATGAGCAGAAAGCCGTTGTTATTCTGCTGACTCTGCTGTCACTGGGTGTGAAAAACATTAAGCTCGGACCCTCACTGCCGGCCTTCCTGTCACCCAATGTCATCAACGTATTGGTAGACAACTTCAATATCGCTCCGATTTCCAACGTGGAAGCTGATATGAAGGAATGCCTGGGTTAA
- a CDS encoding IS66 family transposase → MNTRKNELYTAAELENFSKIEVIDKYVLLAIKYETMADNLERMEEFLRLANHSAYGASSEKRLDADQLNFFDRIPNGVFNEAEAIAEETEKQEQQAQPRARRMVGEVGAHKSCFDHLPVEEVLHDLDDPNCPHCHSQLKELKTVEKRTEIVLIPARLVKRRHMEKVYVCDHCQETGEHSPMIESPTPLPVLSGSYVSASLMAYIMAKKYWEKTPIYRLETQFKSAGYDISRAVMANWIIKGSQLYMEGLYEALYDEIKKSAVIHVDETPVQVLQEEGRRAQQKSYMWVYVNGLYEPQQVRLYEYQPTRSAQHPIRFLDGYKSYLQSDGYAGYKKVPDVTLIGCMAHAKRKFVEVTKSLGKNELVKGTLAVEALTFFDKLFYLEHQFAEMSPEMRYKARLEHSKPLLEAYKTWLQATQKKVTAKSGLGSAITYNLNQWDYLENFLKDGRLEITNNRAERAIKEFVIRRKNFLFSTSVKGVVASQVLYSIVETAKANSLHPYEYLKYVIEELSQNRQTPEKIQEVLPWSDKIPAHIRIKND, encoded by the coding sequence ATGAACACTAGAAAAAACGAACTTTATACAGCAGCAGAACTGGAAAATTTCAGCAAGATCGAAGTCATCGACAAGTATGTCCTTTTAGCTATCAAGTACGAAACGATGGCGGACAACCTGGAGCGGATGGAAGAATTTTTACGACTTGCAAACCATAGTGCCTATGGCGCTTCCAGTGAAAAGCGCTTGGATGCTGATCAGCTCAACTTCTTCGATCGGATTCCCAATGGTGTCTTCAACGAAGCGGAGGCCATTGCGGAAGAAACGGAGAAGCAGGAGCAGCAGGCTCAGCCAAGAGCCCGCCGGATGGTGGGTGAAGTTGGCGCCCACAAAAGCTGCTTTGATCATCTGCCGGTCGAAGAGGTCCTCCATGATCTGGATGATCCCAACTGTCCGCATTGCCACAGTCAGCTCAAAGAGCTCAAGACCGTTGAAAAACGTACTGAGATTGTGCTGATCCCGGCTCGGCTGGTCAAGCGCCGGCATATGGAGAAAGTCTATGTCTGTGATCACTGCCAGGAGACGGGCGAACACAGCCCCATGATCGAATCCCCCACACCGCTGCCGGTCCTTTCCGGGAGTTATGTTTCTGCGTCCCTGATGGCCTACATCATGGCTAAGAAGTACTGGGAAAAGACTCCGATCTACCGGCTGGAGACACAGTTCAAAAGCGCTGGATACGACATTTCAAGAGCGGTCATGGCAAACTGGATCATCAAGGGATCCCAGCTGTACATGGAAGGACTTTATGAAGCACTTTATGATGAGATCAAGAAAAGCGCAGTGATCCATGTCGATGAAACCCCTGTTCAGGTACTCCAGGAGGAGGGGCGAAGAGCTCAGCAGAAATCCTACATGTGGGTATACGTCAATGGCCTCTATGAGCCCCAGCAGGTCCGCCTGTATGAGTATCAGCCGACCAGGTCGGCCCAGCACCCGATCCGGTTCCTTGACGGATACAAAAGCTACCTGCAGTCAGACGGCTATGCCGGATATAAGAAGGTGCCGGATGTGACCCTCATCGGCTGCATGGCTCATGCCAAGCGTAAGTTCGTTGAGGTCACCAAGAGCCTTGGCAAAAATGAGTTGGTCAAAGGGACTCTGGCCGTAGAAGCTCTGACCTTCTTTGACAAGCTGTTCTATCTGGAGCATCAGTTTGCCGAAATGAGCCCTGAAATGAGATACAAAGCCCGCCTGGAGCACTCTAAACCATTGCTTGAGGCTTACAAGACATGGCTTCAGGCGACTCAGAAGAAAGTGACCGCCAAATCAGGCCTGGGCAGTGCAATCACCTATAATCTCAACCAGTGGGACTATCTGGAGAACTTCCTCAAAGATGGACGATTGGAAATTACAAATAATCGAGCGGAACGGGCCATCAAGGAGTTTGTGATCAGAAGAAAGAACTTCCTCTTTTCAACCAGCGTCAAAGGCGTCGTTGCCAGTCAGGTGCTCTACAGCATCGTGGAAACGGCCAAGGCCAATAGTCTTCATCCCTACGAGTATCTCAAGTATGTGATTGAAGAGCTCAGCCAAAACAGGCAGACACCTGAGAAAATCCAGGAAGTCCTGCCCTGGTCCGATAAAATACCAGCCCATATTCGAATCAAGAATGACTAA
- the tnpB gene encoding IS66 family insertion sequence element accessory protein TnpB (TnpB, as the term is used for proteins encoded by IS66 family insertion elements, is considered an accessory protein, since TnpC, encoded by a neighboring gene, is a DDE family transposase.) has protein sequence MSNYSGYKPDAKIYLIPEPVDFRKSVDGLTVIIQEVLKMDPMEKACFVFCNKQHDKIKIIEWDFNGFWLFYKRLESGKFKWPKSTVPVITISKEQYEWLMNGLNIHQRDGFSEVLARKVI, from the coding sequence TTGTCCAATTACAGCGGCTACAAGCCCGATGCAAAGATCTACCTGATCCCGGAACCTGTGGATTTCAGAAAGTCAGTCGATGGATTGACCGTGATCATCCAGGAAGTCCTAAAGATGGATCCCATGGAAAAAGCTTGTTTCGTGTTCTGCAACAAGCAGCACGATAAAATCAAAATCATCGAGTGGGATTTCAATGGATTCTGGTTATTCTACAAGCGATTGGAATCAGGAAAGTTCAAATGGCCCAAGTCCACAGTGCCGGTTATTACCATCTCCAAAGAGCAATACGAATGGTTAATGAATGGCCTGAATATCCATCAAAGAGATGGATTTTCCGAGGTTTTAGCACGTAAAGTCATATAG
- a CDS encoding CTP synthase — protein MEQKFVFITGGVVSGLGKGITAASLGRLLKARGVAVTMQKLDPYINIDPGTMSPYQHGEVFVLEDGTESDLDLGHYERFIDENLSRASNATTGKVYWNVLTRERQGGYLGQTVQVVPHITDEIKRQIYSAAQAGQAQVTIVEIGGTVGDMESQPFLEAIRQVAMDKGKANCIFIHVTLVPQIPASLEYKSKPTQHSVKELLSVGIQPDILVCRSEAGLSREIKDKIAMFCNVEKDCIIDNRNVETLYEAPLMLEGEGLARQVCRKLSLDCQAPDLAGWQSMTDAIKAADRTITIGLVGKYVKLHDAYLSVMEALHHAGIGEGARISIRWIDSEVLEQTGGKEILSACDGILIPGGFGIRGSEGKLIAIRFARENRVPFFGICLGMQMAVTEFARNVLGLAGANSTEFDPQTPHPVIDLMPEQAGITEKGGTMRLGAYPCQISPGSRMEMAYQSSRISERHRHRYEFNNDYRSQFEAHGMQLTGLSPDGSLVEAVEIPAHPWFVAVQYHPEFKSRPNRPHPLFRDFVHAAGARQSGSERETWSE, from the coding sequence ATGGAACAGAAATTCGTATTCATCACGGGAGGCGTCGTCTCCGGGCTGGGCAAGGGCATCACGGCAGCATCGCTGGGCAGGCTCCTCAAGGCACGGGGAGTCGCGGTGACCATGCAGAAGCTCGACCCCTACATCAACATCGATCCAGGGACCATGAGCCCCTATCAGCATGGAGAGGTCTTCGTCCTGGAGGACGGCACGGAGTCGGATCTGGATCTGGGCCATTATGAGCGCTTCATCGACGAAAACCTCAGTCGGGCCAGCAACGCCACCACGGGCAAGGTCTACTGGAATGTCCTGACCCGGGAACGGCAGGGAGGCTATCTGGGCCAGACCGTCCAGGTGGTCCCGCACATCACCGATGAGATCAAGCGTCAGATCTATTCAGCGGCCCAGGCCGGCCAGGCCCAGGTCACCATCGTGGAGATCGGGGGAACGGTGGGGGACATGGAAAGCCAGCCTTTTCTGGAAGCCATCCGTCAGGTGGCCATGGACAAGGGCAAAGCCAACTGCATCTTCATCCACGTGACGCTGGTGCCGCAGATCCCAGCCTCGCTGGAATACAAGTCCAAGCCCACCCAGCATTCGGTGAAGGAACTGCTGTCCGTGGGCATCCAGCCGGATATTCTGGTCTGTCGCAGTGAGGCGGGTCTCTCCCGCGAGATCAAGGACAAGATCGCCATGTTCTGCAATGTGGAAAAAGACTGCATCATCGACAACCGCAACGTCGAGACGCTGTATGAGGCGCCGCTGATGCTGGAGGGCGAAGGCCTGGCCAGGCAGGTCTGCCGCAAACTGAGCCTGGACTGCCAGGCGCCGGACCTGGCCGGCTGGCAGTCCATGACCGATGCCATCAAGGCGGCCGACCGGACCATCACCATCGGCCTGGTCGGCAAATACGTCAAGCTCCACGATGCCTATCTGTCCGTCATGGAAGCCCTCCATCACGCCGGCATCGGCGAAGGCGCCCGGATCTCGATCCGCTGGATCGACTCGGAAGTCCTTGAGCAGACCGGCGGCAAAGAGATCCTCAGCGCCTGTGACGGCATCCTGATCCCCGGCGGATTCGGCATCCGTGGCAGCGAGGGCAAGCTCATCGCCATCCGCTTTGCGAGGGAAAACAGAGTCCCCTTTTTCGGGATCTGTCTGGGCATGCAGATGGCGGTCACGGAGTTCGCCCGAAATGTCCTGGGCCTGGCCGGCGCCAATTCCACGGAATTCGATCCGCAGACGCCCCATCCGGTCATCGACCTGATGCCGGAGCAGGCCGGCATCACTGAAAAAGGCGGCACCATGCGGCTGGGCGCCTATCCCTGTCAGATCAGTCCAGGCAGCCGGATGGAAATGGCGTATCAGTCGAGCCGGATCAGCGAACGCCACCGTCACCGCTACGAGTTCAACAACGACTACCGCAGCCAGTTTGAAGCCCACGGGATGCAGCTGACCGGGTTGTCACCGGACGGTTCCCTGGTGGAGGCCGTCGAGATCCCGGCCCACCCCTGGTTCGTCGCAGTACAGTACCATCCCGAGTTCAAATCCCGGCCCAACCGGCCGCACCCGCTCTTCCGCGATTTCGTCCACGCCGCCGGCGCCCGGCAGTCGGGATCGGAGAGGGAAACCTGGTCGGAATAG
- a CDS encoding DUF362 domain-containing protein: protein MSKWYIEYAYGAGHGKRNVYLNFAVNITEYCDCFGGHMDFIASNLGVFASTDPVAIDRACLDMLQTKEDKPYFEVGRESLAHAEKLGLGSQDYDLIPLEI, encoded by the coding sequence ATGTCAAAGTGGTATATCGAGTACGCCTATGGCGCCGGTCATGGCAAGCGCAACGTCTACCTCAATTTCGCGGTGAACATCACGGAGTACTGTGACTGCTTCGGCGGCCACATGGACTTCATCGCCTCGAACCTGGGGGTCTTCGCCTCCACGGATCCCGTTGCCATCGATCGGGCTTGTCTGGACATGCTCCAGACCAAGGAGGACAAACCCTATTTTGAGGTGGGCCGTGAATCCCTGGCCCATGCCGAGAAGCTGGGACTGGGCTCCCAGGACTATGATCTGATCCCGTTGGAGATCTGA
- a CDS encoding tyrosine-type recombinase/integrase: MPKTVLQYQCYATILNEYLHLEEFSNLSELTVNGKRLALTQLINYLGDNRVYRFSDCLQKHVSNHIDQISYLSNLTISGRLFIFRHFFNYLYQKGITLYSGNELFPVIFSNKRERILSFYSVEEVKQVISAVNRKTKSGKRDLAIILLASELGLRSSDICHLKLTDLYWERGTIEFIQYKTKAFLQLPLPESVRFALIDYLKNARPSCTCTNVFVGTKNGFAPFSNTCIHIFVSKYFKKGNIDLSERKHGPHALRHSLASNLMNNNTPMYVIRDVLGHSNLNTTRIYLNIDLDTLKQIALEVPYETIW, encoded by the coding sequence ATGCCCAAAACAGTACTTCAGTACCAATGCTATGCAACTATCTTAAACGAATACTTACATTTAGAGGAATTCTCAAACCTTTCCGAACTAACAGTCAATGGGAAACGATTAGCCTTAACTCAGCTCATTAACTATCTGGGTGACAATAGGGTATACAGGTTTTCCGATTGTCTTCAAAAGCACGTCTCAAACCACATCGACCAGATTAGCTATCTGTCCAATCTCACCATCAGCGGCCGTCTTTTCATATTTAGACATTTCTTCAACTACCTTTATCAAAAAGGTATCACCTTATATTCTGGAAATGAGCTATTTCCTGTTATCTTTTCGAATAAACGCGAAAGGATACTGTCTTTCTATTCAGTAGAAGAAGTCAAACAAGTTATCTCGGCAGTCAACCGGAAAACGAAGTCGGGCAAGAGGGATTTGGCAATAATCCTCCTCGCCTCGGAATTGGGATTGCGATCTAGCGATATCTGTCACCTGAAACTGACAGATTTGTATTGGGAACGTGGCACTATCGAATTTATACAATATAAAACAAAAGCCTTCCTGCAGCTTCCCTTGCCTGAAAGTGTGCGCTTTGCACTTATAGATTACCTCAAGAATGCGCGCCCCTCATGCACTTGCACAAATGTCTTCGTCGGAACCAAGAATGGATTTGCACCATTTAGCAATACTTGCATCCATATTTTCGTATCCAAATATTTTAAAAAAGGAAATATTGATTTATCGGAACGGAAACATGGTCCCCACGCCCTTCGTCATTCCCTAGCAAGCAATCTGATGAATAATAACACACCAATGTATGTTATTAGGGATGTTCTAGGCCACTCCAACCTCAACACGACCCGGATTTATCTGAATATCGACTTGGATACGTTGAAACAGATTGCTTTGGAGGTGCCTTATGAAACAATATGGTGA
- a CDS encoding tyrosine-type recombinase/integrase, translating into MKQYGDFLFSERVRDIAVAYVTYKRSLGFKCSYNYQAFLNSMLEYIHTNSTVTPNFVLTPEVVHSYVLGSGMERPRTIHSKQSLIRQFGLYMKLQGSDAYVLPRELVKTPKDFTPYIFTKDEIESILYFADRIGPNRNKFINTPFIYPAVIRLLYGCGLRVGEALTLLCNDVDLHNGVITIRNGKNNVSRLVPMSDSLNKYLFYYDSRVQRETNPYFFPALRGERYSDVTIRKTFRKLLNKAGIGPLMSGSAPRIHDLRHTFCVHALEQMVTKGMDPYCSLPALSTYVGHKGIESTEIYLRLTKQYFLDVLQYGEEDADLIFPKVGKL; encoded by the coding sequence ATGAAACAATATGGTGACTTTCTCTTCTCGGAACGTGTACGAGACATTGCTGTGGCGTATGTCACATATAAGCGTTCCTTGGGATTCAAGTGTTCTTATAATTACCAGGCTTTTTTAAATTCAATGCTTGAATATATTCATACTAATTCAACAGTTACTCCGAATTTTGTGCTGACACCAGAAGTTGTCCATTCTTACGTGTTAGGATCTGGCATGGAGCGCCCAAGAACTATCCATTCTAAGCAGTCATTGATAAGGCAGTTCGGGCTCTACATGAAACTCCAAGGCTCGGATGCCTATGTTTTACCCAGAGAATTGGTAAAAACTCCGAAAGATTTCACCCCATATATATTCACCAAGGACGAGATTGAATCAATCCTTTATTTTGCTGACAGAATCGGTCCCAATAGAAACAAGTTTATAAACACACCTTTTATCTATCCTGCTGTAATCCGCTTGTTGTACGGCTGTGGGTTGCGCGTTGGGGAAGCCTTAACCCTGTTATGCAATGACGTGGATCTACACAATGGTGTGATTACCATCCGTAATGGAAAGAATAACGTTTCTCGCTTGGTTCCCATGTCTGATTCTCTAAATAAATACCTTTTTTACTATGATAGTAGAGTTCAACGCGAGACCAACCCTTATTTTTTTCCTGCTCTTCGTGGCGAGCGTTATTCTGACGTTACTATACGGAAGACCTTTAGAAAGCTACTGAATAAGGCTGGGATTGGGCCGCTCATGAGTGGCTCGGCCCCTAGAATCCATGACCTTCGCCACACATTTTGTGTCCATGCATTGGAGCAGATGGTGACGAAGGGGATGGATCCCTATTGCTCTCTGCCGGCACTAAGTACTTATGTCGGACACAAGGGCATCGAATCGACAGAAATCTACTTACGACTGACAAAGCAGTACTTTCTTGATGTCCTGCAATACGGGGAGGAAGATGCCGATCTCATTTTCCCGAAGGTCGGCAAGCTATGA